In a genomic window of Borrelia maritima:
- a CDS encoding nucleoside triphosphate pyrophosphohydrolase family protein gives MELNEYQEKAKLTAKYKNKKEELILTTLGLAGETGEVVEKIKKLVRDKNYIIDDEYLISIKKELGDVLWYLSSLSNNLGITLEDVALTNLQKIQKRHENGTINGEGDDR, from the coding sequence ATGGAGTTAAACGAATACCAAGAAAAAGCAAAGTTAACTGCTAAGTACAAAAATAAAAAAGAAGAATTAATTTTAACAACTCTTGGCCTTGCTGGCGAAACTGGAGAAGTTGTTGAAAAAATAAAAAAATTGGTAAGAGATAAAAATTACATTATTGATGATGAGTATTTAATATCAATTAAAAAAGAGCTCGGAGATGTGTTATGGTACCTGTCAAGTTTAAGCAACAATTTAGGCATTACACTTGAAGATGTTGCCCTTACAAACCTACAAAAAATACAAAAACGACATGAAAACGGAACAATAAATGGCGAAGGTGATGATAGATAA
- a CDS encoding LysM peptidoglycan-binding domain-containing M23 family metallopeptidase — protein sequence MSKIFLLFKVVFFFFGIIYVFSYPEIKNFSRQDPVFSDLKIKVLKYNKKQHIPLFFYSYKVKKGDTFFKIANKINGWQSGIATINLLDSPFVGVGQEILIPSKKGVFVFDSKDYRFNNLLLATRDLTRAEKVKIKKNDRVYEFYFFDFAKNPDFGLFSGTELLFFLNANFIFPLKKFIVSSDFGFRNDPFTGNKSFHTGIDLAAPMNTEVYSSSSGIVIEAGYNDLYGNFVVVGHKNNIKSLYGHLNSYSVKIGDFVKSGEFLGRVGQTGRSTGPHLHFEILKKNIPINPLKFLK from the coding sequence ATGAGTAAGATTTTTTTATTATTTAAAGTGGTTTTCTTTTTTTTTGGAATAATTTATGTTTTTTCTTATCCAGAAATAAAAAATTTTTCAAGGCAAGATCCTGTTTTTTCTGATCTTAAAATTAAAGTTTTAAAATATAATAAAAAACAACATATTCCTCTGTTTTTTTACTCATATAAAGTTAAAAAAGGCGATACTTTTTTTAAAATTGCCAATAAAATAAATGGATGGCAGTCTGGTATTGCTACTATTAATTTATTGGATTCTCCTTTTGTAGGTGTTGGACAAGAGATTCTTATTCCTAGTAAAAAAGGAGTTTTTGTTTTTGATAGTAAAGATTATAGATTTAATAATTTGCTTTTAGCAACAAGAGATCTTACCAGAGCTGAAAAAGTAAAAATTAAAAAGAACGATAGAGTTTATGAGTTTTATTTTTTTGATTTTGCCAAGAATCCAGATTTTGGACTTTTTTCAGGCACAGAGTTACTTTTTTTTTTAAATGCCAACTTTATTTTTCCTTTAAAAAAATTTATTGTTAGTTCTGATTTTGGATTTAGAAATGATCCTTTCACTGGCAATAAAAGCTTTCATACAGGAATAGATTTAGCAGCTCCAATGAATACTGAAGTGTATTCATCTTCTTCTGGAATAGTTATTGAAGCTGGATACAATGATCTTTATGGGAATTTTGTTGTAGTTGGTCACAAAAATAATATTAAATCTCTTTATGGACATTTAAATTCATATTCTGTAAAGATAGGAGATTTTGTTAAATCGGGCGAATTTCTTGGAAGAGTAGGGCAAACGGGTCGCTCAACTGGTCCCCATTTGCACTTTGAAATATTAAAAAAAAATATTCCTATTAATCCTTTAAAGTTTTTAAAGTAA
- a CDS encoding sigma-54-dependent transcriptional regulator, whose translation MSKILVADDEKNIREGIATYLEDEGYFVFTASDGEEALETIENENIDVIISDLRMPQISGEKLLKIVKEKNLEIPFIVLTAHGTVDSAVDAMREGAYDFLTKPLDLERLLLIIKRSLNKKENNDYENTNLENILVRKDLKYYEKIMGKSLLMQKIFELVVQIAKSNASVLITGESGVGKEIIADAIFDLSNRNDKPFIKVNCAALSEGILESELFGHEKGAFTGAISQKKGRFELANKGTIFLDEIAEISPGIQVKLLRVLQNKTFERVGGENTIKVDIRLLAATNKNIEEEIKKEKFREDLFYRLNIININIPPLRERKDDISYLTNILIKDVAKENNRKEKTLSNDAMKALYYYDWPGNIRELKNVLESALILSKGKQITKEDLPAKIKNNENLTFKITLPIGISLKEAEKEIIKQTLFHSKNNKSKCAEILKIGRKTLHNKIIEYHIDQ comes from the coding sequence ATGAGCAAAATACTTGTAGCCGATGATGAAAAAAATATTAGAGAAGGAATTGCTACTTATCTTGAAGATGAAGGATATTTTGTTTTCACCGCTAGTGACGGAGAAGAAGCTCTTGAAACAATTGAAAATGAAAATATTGACGTAATAATATCTGATCTAAGGATGCCTCAAATATCTGGAGAAAAATTGCTCAAAATAGTTAAAGAAAAAAACTTAGAAATACCTTTTATTGTTTTAACAGCTCACGGAACAGTTGATTCTGCTGTAGACGCCATGAGAGAGGGTGCTTACGATTTTTTAACAAAACCCTTAGACCTTGAAAGACTTTTATTAATAATAAAAAGATCATTAAATAAAAAAGAAAATAATGATTATGAAAATACCAATTTAGAAAATATACTGGTAAGAAAAGATTTAAAATACTATGAAAAAATCATGGGGAAATCGCTATTAATGCAAAAAATTTTTGAACTTGTAGTACAAATAGCAAAATCAAATGCATCTGTTCTTATAACGGGCGAAAGTGGTGTTGGGAAAGAAATAATAGCCGATGCTATTTTTGATCTTTCAAATAGAAATGACAAACCATTTATAAAGGTAAATTGCGCTGCGCTTTCTGAAGGCATCCTTGAAAGCGAGCTTTTCGGCCATGAAAAAGGAGCTTTCACTGGCGCGATTTCCCAAAAAAAAGGCAGATTTGAACTTGCAAACAAAGGTACAATTTTTCTTGACGAGATAGCAGAAATTTCGCCTGGAATTCAAGTTAAACTTTTAAGAGTGCTCCAAAACAAAACCTTTGAACGTGTTGGGGGAGAAAACACAATTAAAGTTGACATTAGGCTTCTGGCTGCAACAAACAAGAATATTGAAGAAGAAATTAAAAAGGAAAAATTTAGAGAAGATTTGTTTTATAGATTAAATATTATTAACATAAACATACCACCTTTAAGAGAGAGAAAAGATGATATATCCTATTTAACAAACATACTAATAAAAGACGTTGCAAAGGAAAACAACAGAAAAGAGAAAACTCTCTCTAATGATGCAATGAAAGCTCTCTATTATTACGATTGGCCAGGAAATATTAGAGAATTAAAAAATGTGCTTGAAAGTGCATTAATATTGTCAAAAGGCAAGCAAATCACCAAAGAAGATTTGCCTGCAAAAATTAAAAATAATGAAAATCTTACATTTAAGATAACACTACCAATAGGAATTAGCCTAAAAGAAGCTGAAAAAGAAATAATAAAGCAAACGCTTTTTCATTCCAAAAACAACAAAAGCAAATGCGCAGAAATACTAAAAATAGGGAGAAAAACTTTACATAATAAAATAATTGAATATCATATCGATCAATAA
- a CDS encoding two-component system sensor histidine kinase NtrB produces MNNFFKKALTKLNKLSNEQKIKFIEQIYKKIEIYDGIFASINEGIIVLDKQNNIIYSNKILYQILALTSKSKIEILDDIQIPILINLIKELVRTEDKIIGLEVPISSNIYIKISFMPYVKEKKLEGNIILIEDIKEKKKQEELFRRVEALASFTRHARNIAHEIKNPLGAIDINLQLLKKEIEKQKMKNGKAENYFKVIKEEINRVDKIVKEFLLTVRPIKINLQEEDIKEVINSVCELLSPELENKNIKLLLNLNKISNILIDEKLLKQVIINIVKNAEEALLETKKEIKKIEIFLFEKDNKIHINIKDNGSGIKDEVKEEIFKPQFSTKEKGSGIGLTISYKIIQELGGEIFVESKEGKGTIFTITLPKLNKKNILIEGY; encoded by the coding sequence ATGAATAATTTTTTTAAAAAAGCTTTAACAAAGCTAAATAAATTATCTAATGAACAAAAAATTAAATTTATCGAACAAATTTACAAAAAAATAGAAATATATGATGGAATATTTGCATCAATTAATGAAGGAATCATTGTACTTGACAAACAAAACAACATAATCTATTCAAACAAGATTTTATATCAAATTTTAGCACTAACATCTAAATCGAAAATAGAAATTCTTGATGACATTCAAATTCCAATCTTAATAAATTTAATAAAAGAACTGGTTAGAACAGAAGATAAAATAATAGGATTAGAAGTTCCAATCTCAAGCAACATATATATTAAAATTTCATTTATGCCTTATGTAAAAGAAAAAAAACTTGAAGGCAATATTATTTTAATCGAAGATATTAAAGAGAAAAAGAAGCAGGAAGAGCTATTTAGAAGGGTTGAAGCTTTAGCCTCTTTTACAAGACATGCAAGAAATATTGCTCATGAAATCAAAAACCCCCTAGGAGCAATCGATATAAATTTACAACTGCTAAAAAAGGAAATTGAAAAACAAAAAATGAAAAATGGTAAAGCTGAAAATTACTTTAAAGTAATAAAAGAAGAAATAAACAGAGTAGACAAAATAGTAAAAGAATTTTTATTAACCGTTAGACCAATAAAAATTAACTTGCAAGAAGAAGACATTAAAGAAGTAATAAACAGTGTATGTGAATTATTAAGTCCTGAATTAGAAAACAAAAACATAAAACTACTGCTTAATTTAAACAAAATAAGCAATATTCTAATTGATGAGAAGCTATTAAAACAAGTTATTATAAACATCGTTAAAAACGCAGAAGAAGCACTACTTGAAACAAAAAAAGAAATAAAAAAAATAGAAATTTTTCTTTTTGAAAAAGACAATAAAATACATATCAACATAAAAGATAATGGAAGCGGGATAAAAGATGAAGTAAAAGAAGAAATATTTAAACCTCAATTTAGCACAAAAGAAAAAGGAAGTGGAATAGGTCTTACTATTTCTTATAAAATAATACAAGAACTTGGGGGTGAAATTTTTGTGGAAAGCAAAGAAGGCAAAGGTACTATTTTTACGATTACACTTCCTAAACTAAATAAAAAAAATATTTTAATTGAAGGGTATTAA
- a CDS encoding CvpA family protein: protein MIINDPVKITGIVDILIIIIFTSLGFRGFLRGFIKEISGFAEVFVLMLLLYKKTEEFRRLVEPIIELSYIQALLVFFLLIHIGFLILQSLIESIISQLKLLFFNRILGLVLGLLEAFGIIAIAVYIIHSQQIFKPEYFLKESKLLDYLNPGINYLFKISKTK from the coding sequence ATGATAATAAACGATCCTGTAAAAATAACTGGAATAGTAGACATATTAATAATAATAATTTTTACATCTTTAGGATTTAGAGGATTTTTAAGAGGATTTATTAAAGAAATTAGCGGATTTGCTGAAGTTTTTGTTTTAATGCTACTACTTTACAAAAAAACTGAAGAGTTTAGAAGACTGGTTGAACCTATTATTGAGCTATCTTACATTCAAGCACTACTTGTATTTTTTCTGCTTATACATATAGGATTTTTAATACTACAATCCCTAATAGAATCAATAATAAGTCAGCTTAAATTACTATTCTTCAATAGGATACTAGGCTTAGTACTTGGTCTACTTGAAGCTTTTGGAATAATTGCAATCGCGGTTTACATAATACACTCACAACAAATATTTAAGCCTGAATATTTCCTAAAAGAAAGCAAGCTGCTTGATTATTTGAATCCTGGAATAAACTATCTCTTTAAAATCTCAAAAACAAAATAA
- the murG gene encoding undecaprenyldiphospho-muramoylpentapeptide beta-N-acetylglucosaminyltransferase, protein MSNKKTIFFAGGGTGGHVFPGISIIQKLKEFDNEIEFLWIGKKNSIEEKLIKEQDNIQFISIPCGKLRRYFSFQNFTDFFKVILGIIKSFYILKKYKPQIIYATGGFVSAPAIIASSLLKIKSITHEMDLDPGLATKINSKFASKIHISFKESEKYFKNHKKIIYTGSPIRREFLNPNPKIIKQLTQNTNKPIVSILGGSLGANALNNLALHIKKDTEIYFIHQSGKNLNALRENNYLRRQFFNAEEMASIVKFSNIIISRAGAGTIKEIANAGACAILIPLKKGSRGDQIKNAKLLKNQNACIYIDEDEILNINILKIIKKTLKDREKINPLKENVKKFNNKHSSTLIAKLLIKDIKEKKSK, encoded by the coding sequence ATGTCAAATAAAAAAACAATATTTTTTGCAGGGGGAGGGACTGGAGGTCACGTATTTCCAGGAATATCCATAATACAAAAATTAAAAGAATTTGACAATGAAATTGAATTTTTGTGGATAGGTAAAAAAAATTCTATAGAAGAAAAACTAATAAAAGAACAAGATAATATTCAATTTATTTCGATTCCATGTGGAAAACTTCGACGCTATTTTTCTTTTCAAAACTTTACTGACTTTTTCAAAGTAATACTTGGAATAATAAAAAGCTTTTACATTTTAAAAAAATATAAACCTCAGATTATCTATGCAACCGGGGGCTTTGTGTCGGCTCCTGCAATTATTGCATCCAGTCTGCTAAAAATAAAAAGCATAACCCATGAAATGGATCTAGATCCTGGACTTGCAACAAAAATTAACTCTAAATTCGCAAGTAAAATACACATAAGCTTCAAAGAAAGTGAAAAATACTTTAAAAACCATAAAAAAATTATCTACACAGGATCTCCCATAAGAAGAGAATTTTTAAACCCAAATCCCAAAATAATCAAACAATTAACCCAAAACACCAACAAGCCAATTGTTAGCATACTTGGGGGATCTCTTGGTGCTAATGCTTTAAACAACCTTGCACTCCACATTAAAAAAGATACTGAAATCTATTTCATTCATCAATCGGGAAAAAATTTAAATGCCCTGAGAGAAAATAATTACCTTAGAAGGCAATTTTTTAATGCAGAAGAAATGGCAAGCATAGTTAAATTTTCCAATATAATAATAAGCAGAGCTGGAGCTGGGACAATAAAGGAAATTGCAAATGCTGGCGCATGTGCAATTTTGATTCCACTTAAAAAAGGATCTAGAGGAGATCAAATTAAAAATGCAAAATTACTGAAAAACCAAAATGCTTGCATTTATATAGATGAAGATGAAATTTTAAATATAAATATTTTAAAAATTATAAAAAAAACTTTAAAAGATAGAGAAAAAATTAACCCTCTCAAAGAAAATGTCAAAAAATTCAATAATAAGCATTCTTCAACTTTAATAGCCAAATTACTAATAAAAGATATTAAGGAGAAAAAATCTAAATGA
- a CDS encoding PfkB family carbohydrate kinase, which translates to MKRILAMHDISSMGRTSLTICIPVLSSFNMQVCPFVTAVLSASTAYKKFEIVDLTDHLEKFIKMWKEQNEHFDIFYTGFLGSQAQQTTIEKIIKLIKFEKIVIDPVFADNGEIYPIFDNKIISGFRKIIKYANIITPNITELEMLSKSSQLKNKDDIIKAILNLDTKATVIVTSIKRGNLLGNICYNPKNKEYSEFFLEELEQNFSGTGDLFTSLLIGHLEKFETEQALEKTTKAIHLIIKESIKVNISKKEGVQIENFLKNTF; encoded by the coding sequence ATGAAAAGAATTTTAGCAATGCATGACATTTCAAGCATGGGAAGAACATCCCTTACAATATGCATACCAGTATTATCTTCATTTAATATGCAAGTATGCCCTTTTGTAACAGCTGTCCTTTCTGCTTCTACAGCTTATAAAAAATTTGAAATAGTAGATTTAACTGATCATCTAGAAAAATTTATCAAGATGTGGAAAGAACAAAATGAACACTTCGACATATTCTATACGGGATTTCTGGGAAGCCAAGCACAACAAACAACAATAGAAAAAATAATTAAATTGATCAAATTTGAAAAAATTGTAATTGATCCTGTATTTGCTGACAATGGAGAAATTTACCCTATATTTGATAATAAAATAATTAGTGGATTTAGAAAAATAATAAAGTATGCAAACATAATAACGCCCAATATCACTGAGCTTGAAATGCTAAGCAAAAGCTCACAACTTAAAAACAAAGATGATATCATAAAAGCAATATTAAATCTTGATACAAAAGCAACGGTAATTGTTACAAGCATTAAAAGAGGAAATCTTTTAGGAAACATTTGCTACAATCCTAAAAACAAAGAATACTCGGAGTTTTTTTTAGAAGAATTAGAGCAAAATTTCAGCGGGACAGGAGATTTATTTACTAGCTTACTTATAGGACATTTGGAAAAATTTGAAACAGAACAAGCCTTAGAAAAAACAACAAAAGCTATTCACTTAATAATAAAAGAGTCAATTAAAGTAAATATTTCAAAAAAAGAAGGAGTTCAGATTGAAAATTTTTTAAAAAATACATTTTGA
- the tsaD gene encoding tRNA (adenosine(37)-N6)-threonylcarbamoyltransferase complex transferase subunit TsaD, translating into MKVLGIETSCDDCCVAVVENGIHILSNIKLNQKEHKKYYGIVPEIASRLHTEAIMSVCIKALKKANTKISEIDLIAVTSKPGLIGSLIVGLNFAKGLAISLKKPIICIDHILGHLYAPLMHSKIEYPFISLLLSGGHTLIAKQKNFDDVEILGKTLDDSCGEAFDKVAKHYDMGFPGGPNIEQISKNGDENTFKFPVTTFKKKENWYDFSYSGLKTACIHQLEKFKIKDNPTTKNNIAASFQKAAFENLITPLKRAIKDTQINKLVIAGGVASNLYLREKIGKLKIQTYYPPLDLCTDNGAMIAGLGFNMYLKYGESPIEIDANSRIENYKNQYRGKHNEKNFSNA; encoded by the coding sequence ATGAAAGTGCTTGGAATAGAAACCTCTTGTGACGACTGTTGCGTAGCTGTAGTAGAAAACGGCATTCATATTTTAAGCAATATAAAATTAAATCAAAAAGAACACAAAAAATATTACGGCATAGTACCTGAGATTGCTTCAAGACTTCATACTGAAGCTATTATGTCTGTTTGCATAAAAGCACTCAAAAAGGCCAACACTAAAATATCTGAAATTGACTTAATAGCTGTAACATCCAAACCTGGGCTCATTGGATCCTTAATAGTTGGACTAAACTTTGCCAAAGGCCTAGCAATTTCATTAAAAAAACCTATTATTTGCATTGATCACATCTTGGGCCATCTTTACGCCCCTTTAATGCACTCAAAAATAGAATACCCATTCATATCATTATTGTTAAGTGGTGGGCATACATTGATTGCTAAACAAAAAAATTTCGATGATGTTGAAATACTTGGAAAAACTCTAGATGATTCTTGCGGAGAAGCTTTTGACAAAGTAGCAAAACATTATGATATGGGATTTCCGGGAGGCCCAAACATTGAACAAATATCTAAAAATGGAGATGAAAATACATTTAAATTTCCAGTTACTACCTTTAAAAAAAAAGAAAACTGGTATGATTTTTCATACTCTGGGCTAAAAACAGCTTGCATACATCAACTCGAAAAATTCAAAATCAAAGATAATCCAACAACAAAAAATAATATAGCTGCAAGCTTCCAAAAAGCTGCCTTTGAAAATCTAATCACTCCACTAAAAAGAGCAATAAAAGACACTCAAATTAACAAATTGGTAATAGCAGGCGGTGTTGCAAGCAATTTATACTTAAGAGAAAAAATAGGTAAACTTAAAATACAAACTTACTACCCTCCTCTTGATCTTTGCACAGATAATGGTGCAATGATTGCGGGACTTGGATTTAATATGTATTTAAAATATGGAGAAAGTCCAATTGAAATTGATGCAAATTCAAGAATAGAAAATTATAAAAACCAGTATAGAGGGAAACATAATGAAAAGAATTTTAGCAATGCATGA
- a CDS encoding divergent polysaccharide deacetylase family protein: MLIFYIKKNKFIVVIFIIIAIIIGITQVFTSLLYFNNNSKIVNTPFKDGFETIQKDKLIIENKKAKIKPKFYLIIDDVGYDEFMLEQFIKLNLEINYAIIPFLPKSMILYEKLKNNGKTIIIHFPMQSKHRNAIEKFHINIKDKKEEIHKKIEKAFEKYPDAKIMNNHMGSLITSNKDVMKIILTKLKEINRYFFDSVTIAESVSKIIAREIGVRVEKRDVFLDSKDTEESVLKELEKAKNIARKYGIVKVIGHIWSKNTLKVLKKESPNLNREFEFDNLLNLYEETIK; the protein is encoded by the coding sequence ATGTTAATATTTTATATTAAAAAAAACAAATTTATTGTTGTAATTTTTATTATAATTGCTATTATTATTGGAATAACTCAAGTATTTACAAGTTTATTATATTTTAACAACAACTCAAAAATTGTAAATACACCATTTAAAGATGGATTTGAAACAATACAAAAAGACAAGCTAATAATAGAAAACAAAAAAGCCAAAATCAAGCCTAAATTTTACTTAATCATCGACGATGTGGGTTATGATGAATTTATGCTAGAACAATTTATAAAACTTAATCTTGAAATAAATTATGCTATTATTCCATTTTTACCAAAATCAATGATTTTATATGAAAAACTAAAAAATAATGGCAAAACAATAATAATACATTTCCCAATGCAATCAAAACATAGAAATGCAATAGAAAAATTTCATATAAACATAAAAGATAAAAAGGAAGAAATACACAAAAAAATTGAAAAAGCATTCGAAAAATATCCTGATGCAAAAATAATGAATAACCACATGGGTAGTCTAATAACTTCAAATAAAGATGTGATGAAAATCATTTTGACAAAACTTAAAGAGATTAACAGATATTTTTTCGACAGCGTAACTATTGCGGAAAGCGTATCAAAAATAATAGCAAGAGAAATAGGCGTTAGAGTAGAAAAAAGAGATGTATTCCTTGACAGTAAAGACACAGAAGAGTCTGTATTAAAGGAGCTAGAAAAAGCAAAAAATATTGCCCGAAAATATGGAATAGTAAAAGTAATCGGGCACATTTGGTCCAAAAACACACTAAAAGTTCTTAAAAAAGAAAGTCCTAATTTAAACCGGGAATTCGAATTTGACAATTTATTAAATCTTTACGAGGAAACAATAAAATGA
- the rpoS gene encoding RNA polymerase sigma factor RpoS — protein sequence MNIFSNEDLNIYLKSVREHKLITHEEEIKLAGQIQRGNAKAKNKMINANLRLVLKIIKRYAGKGLKIEDLIQEGNLGLIRAAEKYDPNKNTKFSTYASFWIKQSLQRALNTKTRLVKVPYRKENLILQINKYLTEEEKSPKKEEIMKRFNLSPAQYIKIIPYLEKEYSLDKEIEGSENSTLLNLYEDNSFNPEITLEQDSTLKHLNYILETKLNEKERYIIKKRYNLDNSPKKSTLKDISTELGISSETVRQIEKRVLKKLKEEIN from the coding sequence ATGAATATATTTAGCAACGAGGATTTAAATATATATTTAAAATCGGTAAGAGAACATAAGCTAATTACTCACGAAGAAGAGATTAAACTTGCAGGACAAATCCAAAGAGGCAACGCAAAAGCAAAAAACAAAATGATAAACGCAAATTTGCGGCTTGTTTTAAAAATAATAAAAAGATATGCGGGCAAAGGACTAAAAATTGAAGACTTAATTCAAGAGGGCAACTTGGGATTAATAAGAGCTGCCGAGAAATATGATCCGAATAAAAACACTAAATTTTCAACTTATGCATCATTTTGGATTAAGCAATCACTACAAAGAGCATTAAACACTAAAACCAGATTGGTAAAAGTCCCATACAGAAAAGAAAATCTAATACTGCAAATAAATAAATATTTAACAGAAGAAGAAAAATCGCCCAAAAAAGAAGAAATAATGAAAAGATTTAATCTGTCTCCTGCCCAATATATAAAAATTATTCCTTATCTTGAAAAAGAATATTCTCTAGATAAAGAAATAGAGGGATCTGAAAACTCAACACTCTTAAATCTATACGAGGATAATTCTTTTAATCCTGAAATCACCCTTGAACAAGATTCAACTCTCAAACATTTAAATTATATACTTGAAACAAAATTAAATGAAAAGGAGAGATACATAATCAAAAAAAGATACAACCTGGACAATAGTCCCAAAAAAAGCACCCTAAAAGATATTTCAACAGAACTTGGAATATCATCAGAAACTGTAAGACAAATTGAAAAAAGAGTTCTTAAAAAACTAAAAGAAGAGATAAATTAA
- a CDS encoding rod-binding protein, translating into METKINLQNLKFKNQINNFKNPAEIKKSFQKNEELRKASLEFEAIFIKQMLESMKKTLNKDQNLLSGGQVEEIFEDMLYEQRAKQIAQSQSFGIANSIYNQLQKNK; encoded by the coding sequence ATGGAAACTAAAATTAATTTACAAAATCTAAAATTTAAAAATCAAATAAATAATTTTAAAAATCCGGCAGAAATAAAAAAATCCTTTCAAAAAAACGAAGAACTTCGAAAAGCTTCTTTAGAATTTGAAGCCATATTTATAAAACAAATGCTTGAAAGCATGAAAAAAACCCTTAACAAAGATCAAAATTTGCTAAGCGGAGGCCAAGTAGAAGAAATTTTCGAAGACATGCTTTACGAACAAAGAGCAAAACAAATAGCACAATCTCAAAGCTTTGGAATTGCAAATTCGATTTACAATCAATTACAAAAAAATAAATAA
- a CDS encoding flagellar basal body P-ring protein FlgI, producing the protein MNKLTLVLIALATSTLAQTNKASMGLKTEQSFKYNLSESVKLKEIANIYSTNTTFLTGIGIVAGLAGKGDSPKQKNLLSKILEENNAINEINSNNIESKNIALVNVSLQVTGNTIKGSKHKAYLASILDAKDLTNGILLKTNLKNKEGKIIAIASGIIQTNNKLKGYEYTLDGIIINDNQNINYSYNIILKKGNYTLVNKIHKILTSKKINNKIKSDNTIEIEVKKLSLLEEIENIKIETNPKILIDKKNGIILASENAEIGTFTFSIEKDDQNILSNNNKKTIQVNSMKLNEFILKNSNNLSNKELIQIIQAAQKINKLNGELILEEEVNGN; encoded by the coding sequence ATGAACAAACTAACGTTGGTGTTAATTGCACTTGCAACAAGCACGCTAGCTCAAACAAATAAAGCTTCAATGGGACTAAAAACAGAACAATCATTTAAATATAATCTATCTGAAAGCGTAAAATTAAAAGAAATTGCAAACATTTATTCCACAAACACAACTTTTTTAACAGGCATTGGAATAGTAGCGGGTCTTGCTGGAAAAGGAGACTCTCCAAAACAAAAAAACCTTTTAAGTAAAATTTTAGAAGAAAACAATGCAATAAATGAAATAAATTCTAATAACATAGAAAGCAAAAATATTGCACTAGTAAATGTCAGCCTCCAAGTAACAGGCAATACGATCAAAGGCTCAAAACATAAAGCTTACCTTGCATCAATATTAGACGCAAAAGATTTAACAAATGGAATACTTTTAAAAACAAATCTGAAAAATAAAGAAGGGAAAATAATAGCAATTGCATCAGGAATTATACAGACCAATAACAAATTAAAAGGATACGAATACACTTTAGATGGCATAATAATAAATGATAATCAAAATATTAACTACAGCTATAATATAATTCTTAAAAAAGGAAATTATACGTTAGTAAATAAAATTCACAAAATACTAACTTCTAAAAAAATAAACAACAAAATTAAATCAGATAACACAATAGAAATAGAAGTAAAAAAACTGAGCTTATTAGAAGAAATTGAAAATATTAAAATAGAAACTAATCCTAAAATATTAATAGACAAAAAAAATGGCATTATCCTAGCAAGTGAAAATGCAGAAATAGGAACGTTTACATTTTCTATTGAAAAAGACGATCAAAATATTTTAAGCAACAATAATAAAAAAACAATTCAAGTAAACTCAATGAAATTAAACGAATTTATATTGAAAAATTCCAACAATCTTAGTAATAAAGAATTAATTCAAATAATTCAAGCTGCACAAAAAATTAATAAATTAAATGGAGAACTTATCTTGGAGGAAGAAGTTAATGGAAACTAA